A portion of the Burkholderia sp. GAS332 genome contains these proteins:
- a CDS encoding transcriptional regulator, TetR family (manually curated), giving the protein MTKQDLPSRAPARRSQEQRSDATRRRIVQSAMRLLHKKGFRATNLQDIARGAKVTLGALQHHFANRQVLMERLIDEVMAPLSDVGVVWPPPELPLEQRAREFVRLAWQTIYGVPSYVAAWSLFFGCKATPELFARIDANRARSDPVFFERFITSFPEIGANHANPKQFAGFVFASLRGMGVFDLFDIAQGEVEGQLEVLVQTIVQAGLPRV; this is encoded by the coding sequence GTGACGAAACAGGATCTGCCCAGTAGGGCACCAGCACGACGATCGCAGGAACAGCGCAGCGATGCGACCCGTCGGCGCATCGTTCAGTCAGCAATGCGATTGCTGCACAAAAAGGGATTCCGGGCGACCAATCTTCAGGACATCGCCCGAGGTGCAAAAGTCACCCTTGGGGCTTTGCAGCATCATTTCGCCAATCGGCAAGTGCTGATGGAGCGGCTGATCGATGAAGTCATGGCGCCGCTGTCAGATGTCGGCGTGGTGTGGCCGCCGCCCGAATTACCGCTTGAGCAGCGAGCTCGCGAGTTCGTACGCCTTGCCTGGCAAACCATCTATGGCGTACCCAGCTATGTGGCGGCATGGAGTCTCTTCTTTGGTTGCAAGGCGACGCCAGAGCTCTTCGCCCGTATAGACGCAAACCGCGCGCGCTCTGACCCGGTTTTCTTCGAGCGCTTTATTACGTCCTTTCCCGAAATCGGAGCGAACCACGCGAATCCGAAGCAGTTTGCCGGCTTTGTCTTCGCGAGCCTGCGAGGCATGGGCGTCTTTGACCTGTTCGATATCGCGCAGGGGGAGGTTGAAGGTCAGCTTGAAGTGCTGGTACAAACAATCGTACAGGCTGGGTTGCCGCGAGTCTAA
- a CDS encoding Outer membrane protein (porin), which yields MKRQFTVLALMLAAAPTVFAQSTVTLYGIIDEGLNYTNNTGGNHNWELASGYAYGSRWGLKGNEDLGGGMKAIFALENGFNLSNGQAGQGGRMFGRQAYVGVSSQYGALTMGRQYDSMVDYMAPTTANGNWAGYLFAHPYDNDNTDNSFRVSNSVKYASPNLGGFQFGGVYGFSNTAGQFADNRLMSAGASYSAGAVTIGAAYMDINNVGIGSSGAVAANDASFFAGHERTFGAGINYKIGLATVGFAYDHTRLDNPTGNGYLTPSAFPAGINVNSLTFDNFELNAQYYITPTFFVGGMYTYTRGHYDASNGNSHPNWNQFGLMADYNLSKRTDVYVQAVYQKVSGSTGTFLDQAYITGTDNSSSTNKQVVTRVALRHFF from the coding sequence ATGAAAAGACAATTCACCGTGCTCGCATTGATGCTTGCGGCAGCCCCGACGGTCTTCGCGCAGTCGACAGTCACGCTCTACGGAATTATTGACGAAGGACTTAACTACACGAACAACACCGGTGGCAATCACAACTGGGAGTTGGCGTCGGGCTACGCCTATGGAAGTCGCTGGGGTCTTAAAGGAAACGAAGACTTGGGCGGGGGGATGAAGGCAATCTTCGCGCTCGAGAATGGTTTCAACCTCAGCAACGGGCAAGCGGGTCAGGGCGGACGCATGTTCGGCCGACAGGCGTATGTTGGAGTCAGCAGCCAATACGGTGCGCTCACAATGGGCCGTCAGTACGATTCGATGGTCGACTACATGGCCCCGACGACCGCCAATGGTAATTGGGCAGGGTACCTTTTTGCCCACCCGTACGACAACGACAACACCGATAACTCGTTTCGCGTAAGTAACTCAGTCAAGTACGCGAGTCCGAACCTCGGAGGATTCCAGTTCGGCGGCGTGTATGGCTTCAGCAACACAGCTGGACAGTTCGCCGACAATCGACTCATGAGTGCTGGGGCGAGCTACTCGGCCGGTGCTGTCACGATTGGGGCGGCATATATGGACATCAACAACGTAGGTATCGGGTCTTCAGGTGCAGTCGCGGCAAACGATGCAAGCTTCTTCGCAGGACATGAACGCACCTTCGGTGCGGGCATCAACTATAAGATTGGACTGGCAACTGTCGGCTTTGCCTACGACCACACCCGCCTCGATAATCCGACTGGCAACGGCTATTTGACGCCGTCAGCTTTCCCTGCAGGCATCAACGTCAACTCACTGACGTTCGACAACTTCGAACTGAATGCGCAGTATTACATCACGCCAACGTTTTTTGTCGGCGGCATGTACACCTATACGCGCGGTCATTACGACGCCAGCAACGGCAACTCGCATCCGAACTGGAATCAGTTTGGCCTGATGGCGGACTATAACCTCTCGAAACGCACGGATGTGTACGTCCAGGCCGTGTATCAGAAGGTCTCTGGTTCGACCGGAACGTTCCTTGACCAAGCCTACATCACGGGTACGGATAACTCGTCGTCGACTAACAAGCAGGTCGTTACTCGCGTGGCACTTCGACACTTCTTCTAA
- a CDS encoding Rieske 2Fe-2S family protein, translating to MLSNLQLSTLVDSRQPGRSLPQPFYTDKAVFDRELELIWERQWLFVGMTAQIPKSGNWFTVQIGRSSIVVIRDRAKAVRAFYNTCRHRGSRICAGDKGSSGTLVCPYHQWTYGLDGKLMFAKEMGQDFDMSEFPLKPVHCETVEGYIFISLADEPAAFDQFREKVSPYIRPHGLDNAKIAHETTIIENGNWKLVLENNRECYHCTGSHPELLRTISEFDGPTDPRFGGDYAIKCEKDEARWTAAGLPHQPIETDEGYRLVRVAMERGLSFTMSGALASKKLLGTNQDADVGSLRLLRFPNTWNHVLSDHAVAFRILPLSPTETQVTTWWLVSSEAVEGEDYNLDELTAVWAATNAQDQKLVEANQQGINSKGYQPGPYSPLVESGVTEFINWYLDTLRSELRGAPTVIPVECTQA from the coding sequence ATGCTGTCAAATTTACAACTCTCCACGCTAGTCGATTCCCGTCAGCCCGGCCGGTCGCTGCCTCAGCCTTTCTATACCGACAAGGCCGTGTTTGACCGCGAGCTTGAACTCATCTGGGAGCGGCAATGGCTGTTTGTTGGCATGACGGCGCAGATTCCGAAGTCGGGTAACTGGTTCACCGTCCAGATTGGCAGAAGCTCGATCGTGGTCATCCGTGACCGGGCGAAGGCCGTTCGTGCCTTTTACAACACCTGCCGTCATCGAGGCTCACGCATCTGCGCCGGCGACAAGGGTTCGTCCGGTACCCTTGTCTGCCCGTACCACCAGTGGACGTATGGACTCGACGGCAAGCTGATGTTCGCAAAGGAAATGGGGCAGGATTTCGACATGTCCGAGTTTCCCCTCAAGCCGGTGCATTGCGAAACCGTGGAAGGTTACATCTTTATCTCTCTGGCTGACGAGCCTGCTGCGTTCGACCAGTTCAGGGAGAAGGTCTCTCCATACATCCGGCCCCACGGACTCGACAACGCAAAAATTGCACACGAAACGACCATCATCGAGAACGGCAACTGGAAGCTCGTCCTCGAAAACAATCGCGAGTGTTATCACTGCACCGGCAGTCACCCAGAGCTCCTGAGGACCATTTCTGAATTCGATGGCCCGACTGACCCACGTTTCGGTGGTGACTACGCGATCAAATGCGAGAAGGACGAGGCGCGCTGGACGGCCGCAGGTCTGCCCCACCAACCCATCGAGACCGATGAGGGGTACCGGCTCGTACGCGTTGCCATGGAGCGCGGTCTGTCATTTACGATGAGTGGCGCGCTTGCCAGCAAAAAACTGCTCGGCACCAATCAAGATGCTGACGTGGGCTCGCTTCGTCTTTTGCGCTTCCCGAACACCTGGAATCACGTGCTGTCCGACCACGCGGTTGCGTTCCGAATTCTCCCGCTGAGTCCGACAGAAACTCAAGTGACGACCTGGTGGTTGGTCAGCAGCGAAGCGGTAGAAGGCGAAGACTACAACCTGGATGAGCTTACCGCTGTCTGGGCTGCAACCAATGCGCAGGACCAGAAGCTCGTGGAGGCGAATCAGCAAGGCATCAATTCGAAGGGCTATCAGCCGGGGCCGTATTCGCCGCTTGTCGAAAGCGGAGTGACGGAATTTATCAACTGGTATCTCGATACGCTTCGAAGCGAGCTGCGAGGCGCGCCCACCGTCATTCCTGTGGAGTGCACCCAAGCATGA
- a CDS encoding Ferredoxin-NADP reductase: MTGSPFVEAACVDIRSETWNVKTFRFRTGNPDGGFAFKAGQYVTLGLEIGGETLYRCYTVSCAPESQGPGEFEITVKHSAGGLVSTWLHETLQVNMRVQVSHATGDFVLPHDRSEPLLFIAGGVGITPLMSMARQLHAQGKAADIEFLQFARTSDDMLFRDELTEMGSASRGIVPRFFASRSSNSDCQPGRLCSDLLDKFVPSWKSRRVLCCGPDSFMADMRKVFVSSGGDPTKFHQESFNIPEAPPVHAANNTGVSAVRLSESGFDVICEPGTTVLDAVHASPRGVKIPNACRSGVCGTCKLRMLDGKVDMQHNGGITDDEVDEGYILTCCSVPLSNITIKY, from the coding sequence ATGACCGGCAGTCCATTCGTTGAGGCGGCGTGCGTCGATATTCGAAGCGAGACTTGGAATGTCAAGACGTTCCGATTTCGGACGGGTAACCCGGACGGCGGGTTCGCGTTCAAGGCCGGACAGTACGTGACCTTGGGGCTGGAAATCGGCGGGGAGACTCTCTACCGCTGTTACACCGTCTCCTGTGCGCCGGAAAGTCAGGGGCCGGGCGAATTCGAAATTACGGTCAAACACTCGGCTGGCGGGCTGGTATCGACGTGGTTGCACGAGACGCTGCAGGTCAACATGAGAGTTCAGGTATCCCACGCTACCGGTGACTTCGTGCTGCCGCATGACCGTAGCGAGCCGTTGCTCTTCATTGCGGGAGGCGTCGGCATCACGCCTTTGATGTCCATGGCTCGGCAACTTCACGCGCAGGGAAAAGCAGCGGACATCGAGTTCCTGCAGTTCGCGAGAACGTCAGACGATATGCTCTTTCGTGACGAGCTGACAGAAATGGGCTCCGCATCGCGCGGGATTGTGCCGCGCTTTTTCGCCTCGCGTTCGAGCAACAGCGATTGTCAGCCGGGCAGGCTCTGTAGCGACTTACTGGATAAGTTTGTCCCCAGTTGGAAGTCGCGCAGGGTGCTGTGTTGCGGGCCGGATTCTTTCATGGCGGATATGCGAAAGGTCTTCGTTAGCAGCGGCGGCGACCCGACGAAATTCCATCAGGAGAGCTTCAACATTCCCGAGGCGCCTCCTGTGCACGCGGCCAACAATACTGGCGTCTCGGCCGTTCGTCTTTCGGAGTCTGGCTTTGATGTAATCTGCGAACCAGGAACCACGGTCCTGGACGCGGTGCACGCGTCGCCGCGTGGCGTAAAGATACCGAACGCCTGTCGGTCGGGCGTGTGCGGAACCTGCAAGCTGCGCATGCTCGATGGAAAAGTGGACATGCAGCACAACGGCGGGATTACGGACGATGAAGTCGATGAGGGCTACATCCTGACGTGCTGTTCAGTGCCACTTTCAAACATCACAATCAAGTATTGA
- a CDS encoding DNA-binding transcriptional regulator, LysR family: MATQRKRLPPLNTIAAFEASARLMSFTRAAEELHLSQGAVSRQIQVLEERMGVTLFNRRHKEIQLTRAGLIFQQAIAQSLNSIRRAVTMIEALDTSTVTIAASNAMASFWLMPAIIDFRSQYPDIDIRVLASNLPVDPWQDPIDLAIRYGDGHWPNITKVKLFEEEIFPVCAPSYQHEHNIESIQDLLKCELIELDSGISEFNSWDAWFEGAGYQPGVLHKNITVSNYDLVYRAACSGKGVALAWAYGIPHEARETLLVRPLDISIKTGLSEYIIYTENEELSAPARTFLEWLIAFGKRSLWT, translated from the coding sequence GTGGCAACCCAGCGCAAACGTCTTCCACCACTCAACACCATTGCGGCTTTCGAAGCGTCGGCCCGGCTGATGAGCTTCACGCGTGCAGCGGAGGAGTTACATTTGTCTCAGGGCGCCGTGAGTCGGCAGATTCAGGTGCTCGAAGAGCGGATGGGCGTGACGCTGTTCAATCGACGTCACAAGGAAATTCAGTTGACGCGCGCTGGGCTTATATTTCAGCAAGCCATCGCCCAAAGCCTCAATTCCATTCGTCGTGCAGTCACGATGATTGAAGCGCTGGATACCAGCACGGTTACCATCGCCGCAAGCAATGCGATGGCCAGTTTCTGGCTAATGCCGGCCATCATCGACTTCCGCAGTCAGTACCCCGACATCGACATACGGGTATTGGCGAGCAACTTACCCGTGGACCCATGGCAAGACCCTATCGACCTGGCAATACGTTACGGCGACGGACATTGGCCCAATATCACCAAGGTGAAGCTATTCGAAGAAGAAATCTTCCCGGTTTGTGCCCCCTCATACCAGCACGAGCACAACATCGAGAGCATTCAGGACTTGCTGAAGTGTGAGTTGATCGAGCTCGACTCGGGAATCTCCGAATTCAACTCTTGGGATGCGTGGTTTGAAGGAGCCGGATATCAGCCTGGCGTATTGCACAAAAACATCACCGTGTCGAACTACGACCTTGTCTATCGGGCCGCATGCAGCGGCAAAGGTGTTGCGCTGGCATGGGCCTATGGTATCCCGCACGAAGCGCGCGAAACACTGCTGGTCCGGCCGCTCGACATCTCCATCAAGACCGGCCTTTCCGAATACATCATCTACACCGAAAACGAAGAACTCAGCGCGCCTGCCCGCACGTTCCTCGAATGGCTAATTGCCTTTGGCAAGCGGAGCCTGTGGACCTAA
- a CDS encoding dimethylglycine dehydrogenase, protein MKSHYQAVVIGGGVVGCSVLYHLTKFGWKDVALLERKVLTAGSTWHAAAGFHSINSDPNVVRLQAYTIALYKEIQEIGDQDVGLHVPGGVAMAATPERWEFLRTEASRHRFMGIESELITPSEIKALCPLAEVGEVLGGLWTPDEGHLDPYGATQAYARAARKQGAEIHQHTKVESLEQQPDGTWNVYTDKGVIHAEHVVNAAGLWAREVGMMAGVKLPLIPMEHHYLITETIPELEAFGKEIPVMVDLDGEIYMRQEHKGVLFGVYEKNSTPWSLAGTPWEYGETDLLQPNLEKLENELMKGFERFPSVGNAGIKRIVNGPFTFTPDGNPLVGPVRGKRNYWAACGCMAGFSQGGGMGLALAQWMINGEPSDNVFGFDVARFPKLTQNFVTAKAQEFYEHRFYLARPNEQWPAGRPMRTTPLYEYQQDKNAVFGVSYGLETPMWFARQGDEAFETPTFKRSNAFDVVAEECTNVRENVGLFDASGYAKYEVTGPGAYAWLDRMFASKIPAVGRARLAPMLGESGRLMGDLTILRPAEETFFITGSGYLQEWHMRWFESYLPSDGSVRIENRSDSLSMLAVAGPKAAQLVERLVGKVAVDAAKPLLSVTHAEAGIVPVMMARMSLTGEYGFELYCESTYVRTLYKQLFESGKDLGLREYGVWALLSMRLEKGFGIWSREFAPEYTPFQNDLGHFVDLAKAHFIGREAAIKAKDETPTHKLVMLEVEATDADASGFEPIWIGEKVVGFTTSGGYGHTVKKSLALGYIETSSINADTNYDVHVLGERRAAKLVSQVPYDPTGARMRAPK, encoded by the coding sequence ATGAAATCTCACTATCAGGCTGTGGTCATTGGTGGCGGTGTGGTTGGTTGCTCGGTTCTCTATCACCTGACCAAGTTTGGTTGGAAAGATGTCGCGCTGCTTGAGCGCAAAGTACTGACGGCCGGCTCGACATGGCACGCGGCAGCGGGCTTCCATTCCATCAATAGCGACCCCAACGTGGTGCGGCTCCAGGCCTACACGATCGCGCTCTACAAGGAGATTCAGGAAATCGGCGACCAGGACGTCGGGCTGCACGTGCCGGGCGGCGTGGCCATGGCGGCGACGCCGGAGCGCTGGGAGTTCCTGCGTACTGAGGCGAGCCGGCACCGTTTCATGGGCATCGAGAGTGAGCTCATCACGCCCTCGGAGATCAAGGCGCTTTGCCCGCTCGCAGAGGTTGGAGAAGTGCTGGGCGGTTTGTGGACACCTGACGAGGGTCACCTTGATCCTTACGGCGCCACGCAGGCATATGCCCGCGCAGCCAGGAAACAAGGCGCTGAGATTCATCAGCATACGAAGGTGGAAAGCCTCGAGCAACAGCCTGACGGCACCTGGAATGTGTACACCGACAAGGGCGTTATCCATGCCGAGCACGTGGTCAACGCTGCAGGCCTGTGGGCGCGCGAAGTGGGAATGATGGCCGGCGTCAAGCTTCCGCTCATCCCGATGGAACACCATTACCTGATCACCGAGACGATTCCGGAACTCGAAGCGTTCGGCAAGGAAATTCCCGTCATGGTGGACCTGGACGGCGAAATATACATGCGACAAGAGCACAAGGGCGTGCTCTTCGGCGTCTATGAGAAAAACTCGACGCCGTGGTCGTTGGCGGGAACGCCGTGGGAGTATGGAGAGACCGACCTTCTTCAGCCGAATCTCGAGAAGCTTGAGAATGAACTCATGAAGGGCTTTGAGCGATTCCCGAGCGTGGGTAACGCTGGCATTAAGCGCATCGTGAATGGTCCCTTCACCTTTACCCCGGACGGGAACCCGCTCGTCGGTCCGGTGCGCGGCAAGCGAAACTATTGGGCCGCTTGCGGCTGCATGGCTGGTTTCAGCCAAGGCGGCGGTATGGGTCTCGCACTCGCGCAGTGGATGATTAACGGCGAGCCGTCGGACAACGTGTTCGGTTTCGACGTGGCGCGCTTCCCCAAGCTGACGCAGAACTTTGTCACCGCAAAAGCACAAGAATTCTACGAGCACCGCTTCTACCTCGCCCGTCCGAACGAGCAGTGGCCTGCTGGTCGCCCGATGCGGACCACGCCGCTCTATGAGTATCAGCAGGACAAAAACGCGGTCTTTGGCGTCAGCTACGGACTCGAGACGCCGATGTGGTTTGCGCGTCAGGGCGATGAAGCGTTTGAGACGCCTACTTTCAAGCGTTCGAATGCGTTTGACGTCGTCGCTGAAGAATGCACAAATGTTCGTGAAAACGTCGGATTGTTTGATGCAAGCGGATACGCCAAGTACGAGGTAACCGGTCCCGGCGCCTATGCGTGGCTCGACCGCATGTTCGCATCGAAGATTCCTGCAGTGGGACGAGCGCGCCTCGCACCGATGCTCGGGGAGTCCGGACGACTGATGGGCGACCTGACCATTCTCCGCCCGGCAGAGGAGACATTCTTCATCACCGGTTCGGGCTATTTGCAAGAGTGGCACATGCGCTGGTTTGAATCGTATCTGCCTTCGGATGGGTCCGTCCGGATCGAGAACCGAAGCGACTCGCTTTCCATGCTGGCAGTTGCCGGGCCCAAGGCAGCCCAACTGGTCGAGCGACTTGTCGGCAAAGTGGCTGTCGATGCGGCGAAGCCACTGCTCTCTGTGACTCACGCAGAAGCTGGGATCGTGCCTGTGATGATGGCTCGCATGTCTCTGACGGGCGAGTACGGCTTCGAGCTCTATTGTGAGTCTACCTACGTGCGCACGCTGTACAAGCAGCTATTCGAGAGCGGCAAAGACCTCGGTCTGCGCGAATACGGCGTATGGGCGCTACTTTCGATGCGTCTGGAAAAAGGCTTCGGTATCTGGTCTCGCGAATTCGCACCCGAGTACACACCGTTCCAGAACGACCTCGGCCACTTTGTCGACCTTGCGAAAGCTCACTTCATCGGCCGGGAAGCGGCAATAAAGGCGAAGGATGAGACGCCAACACACAAGCTTGTGATGCTCGAAGTGGAAGCCACTGACGCGGATGCGAGCGGATTCGAGCCCATCTGGATTGGCGAGAAGGTCGTTGGTTTCACCACGTCCGGCGGATACGGGCATACGGTGAAGAAGAGCCTGGCGCTTGGCTACATTGAGACATCGTCTATCAACGCCGATACGAACTACGACGTTCACGTGCTCGGCGAGCGTCGAGCTGCAAAGCTTGTTTCGCAAGTCCCTTATGACCCGACGGGCGCCCGCATGCGTGCGCCAAAGTAA
- a CDS encoding electron transfer flavoprotein beta subunit produces MKILVGVKRVPDPNVKVRVRGDGAGVDLANIKMTVNPFDEIAVEAAVRLKEKGDASEVVVVSCGTAQSQDALRTALAMGADRAILVQTDAELQPLAVAKIMKALVAREAAELVLMGKQAIDDDSNQTGQLLAALLDVPQATYASSIERRGDQLVVVKETDDGRETVEMDLPAVITADLRLNEPRYVTLPNLMKAKKKPLEVIEVGGLDVDVAPRFRTVSVREPALRKAGEMVPDVATLVSRLRAETTLNKR; encoded by the coding sequence ATGAAGATTCTGGTAGGCGTAAAGCGTGTCCCCGACCCGAACGTCAAAGTTCGTGTACGCGGTGACGGTGCCGGTGTTGACCTCGCAAACATCAAGATGACCGTCAACCCCTTTGACGAGATTGCGGTCGAAGCGGCGGTAAGGTTGAAGGAGAAAGGCGACGCGTCCGAAGTAGTGGTCGTGTCCTGTGGAACTGCTCAGTCACAGGACGCACTGCGGACGGCATTAGCGATGGGCGCGGACCGGGCGATTCTCGTTCAGACCGATGCCGAACTGCAGCCGTTGGCCGTTGCAAAGATCATGAAAGCGTTGGTCGCCCGGGAGGCTGCAGAACTTGTGCTCATGGGTAAGCAGGCTATCGATGACGACTCCAATCAGACCGGGCAGTTGCTCGCTGCGCTGCTTGATGTACCTCAGGCGACGTATGCCTCGTCAATTGAGCGACGCGGCGACCAGCTCGTGGTCGTGAAGGAAACCGATGACGGGCGCGAAACGGTCGAGATGGATTTGCCCGCTGTCATTACGGCAGACCTTCGATTGAACGAACCGCGCTACGTGACACTCCCAAACCTGATGAAAGCGAAGAAGAAACCGCTGGAGGTTATCGAGGTCGGAGGCCTGGACGTCGATGTCGCGCCACGTTTCCGCACCGTGAGCGTACGTGAGCCAGCGCTGCGCAAAGCGGGCGAAATGGTTCCCGATGTGGCCACCCTTGTGTCGCGTTTGCGCGCCGAGACCACCTTAAACAAAAGGTAG
- a CDS encoding electron transfer flavoprotein alpha subunit apoprotein, protein MAILVIADVLDDTLLPSTFNTVTAAREIASYAGGEVHLLLVGGHFDESEKCACRLPVGKILTATSSGLADRNAEGVARTVLALARNGYTHILFSAASFGKSVAPRVAAKLDVAQISDITAVKGQSLFERPTHAGNVIATVEALDAVKVITVRSTAFTAAQTGESAAPIGMCDAETDGRYARVTERQHEVSDRPDLASAKIIVSGGRGLGSKENYDRILTPLADKLGAALGASRAAVDSGFAPNDRQVGQTGKVVAPDVYVAIGLSGAIQHLAGMRESKIIVAVNSDPDAPIFGVADYGLVADLFTAVPQWTEAQ, encoded by the coding sequence ATGGCTATTCTTGTTATCGCAGACGTCCTTGACGACACCCTGCTTCCATCGACCTTCAACACTGTAACGGCGGCGCGCGAAATCGCGAGCTACGCCGGCGGCGAGGTTCATCTTCTGCTGGTGGGCGGCCATTTCGACGAGTCCGAAAAGTGCGCTTGTCGACTTCCCGTTGGAAAGATTCTGACAGCTACCTCGTCGGGCCTTGCTGATCGAAACGCCGAGGGTGTCGCAAGGACCGTTCTCGCATTGGCCAGGAACGGTTACACCCACATTCTCTTTAGCGCCGCGAGCTTCGGCAAGAGCGTCGCACCGCGCGTCGCCGCAAAGTTGGATGTCGCGCAGATCTCTGATATCACGGCAGTCAAAGGACAATCACTCTTCGAGCGGCCTACGCATGCCGGCAACGTGATTGCAACCGTTGAAGCGCTTGATGCCGTTAAGGTTATCACTGTGCGCTCTACTGCGTTCACCGCAGCACAGACTGGAGAGAGTGCGGCGCCAATTGGCATGTGCGATGCCGAAACGGACGGGCGTTATGCTCGGGTTACGGAACGACAGCATGAAGTCTCCGACAGACCAGACCTGGCGTCGGCAAAAATCATTGTCTCGGGTGGCCGGGGCTTGGGCAGCAAAGAAAACTACGACCGCATCCTGACTCCGCTGGCAGACAAGCTTGGTGCGGCCCTGGGCGCATCGCGGGCCGCGGTAGACTCCGGTTTCGCCCCAAATGACCGCCAGGTCGGACAAACAGGGAAGGTTGTCGCGCCCGACGTGTACGTCGCGATTGGTCTTTCCGGCGCCATCCAGCATCTCGCAGGGATGCGCGAATCGAAAATCATCGTCGCTGTGAACTCTGACCCAGATGCACCGATTTTCGGAGTTGCAGACTACGGCCTGGTTGCCGACCTCTTTACGGCAGTACCTCAGTGGACTGAGGCCCAATAA
- a CDS encoding glycine betaine/proline transport system substrate-binding protein: MNYRKILGIAAVTFSFAGLSAPTLAATTSPWCSSGKPIKFAEIGWDSGKFFTEVARYVLEKGYDCKTETVNGSNSITLGAVASNDLQVFVEYWNGRTAAVETAAKDGKVKVIGDLVKGGSVEGFYVPAYVVQGDPKRGIKAVAPDLKSVSQLPGFSKIFVDPEDPTKGSILNCPIGWQCESDNTQKLKAYKLDAAYTNTHPGTGAAMDATIASAYERGKPIVYYYYQPSTLLARYPSIRLDEPSFNERCWKTINNSKDSDPCPSASPVTNLKIVVSAPFAAADSTTVDFLNKMSLPMSAVNQALASMGATKADPRSLAIQYLKANPQELATWVPADVAKKVEASISN; the protein is encoded by the coding sequence ATGAACTATCGTAAGATTCTAGGAATAGCGGCGGTTACCTTCAGCTTTGCCGGCCTGTCTGCGCCGACGTTAGCCGCAACCACCTCGCCTTGGTGTAGTTCGGGGAAGCCCATCAAGTTCGCAGAAATCGGCTGGGACAGCGGAAAGTTTTTCACTGAGGTCGCTCGCTACGTGCTCGAAAAGGGCTACGACTGCAAGACTGAAACGGTGAATGGTTCAAACTCCATTACGCTCGGCGCTGTCGCAAGTAACGACCTCCAGGTCTTCGTTGAGTACTGGAACGGTCGTACTGCGGCTGTTGAAACCGCAGCCAAGGACGGAAAAGTCAAGGTCATAGGCGACCTGGTAAAAGGCGGAAGTGTCGAAGGATTCTACGTGCCTGCTTACGTAGTTCAGGGTGACCCGAAGCGCGGCATTAAAGCTGTGGCGCCTGACCTGAAATCCGTGTCGCAGCTTCCCGGTTTTAGCAAGATTTTCGTTGACCCCGAAGACCCGACGAAAGGGAGCATTCTCAACTGTCCAATCGGCTGGCAATGCGAATCTGACAACACTCAAAAGCTGAAGGCCTACAAGCTTGATGCTGCGTATACCAACACTCATCCGGGGACCGGGGCAGCAATGGATGCAACCATCGCGTCGGCTTACGAGCGTGGCAAGCCGATTGTCTACTACTACTACCAACCGTCGACCCTGCTCGCGCGATACCCGTCGATCAGGCTGGACGAACCGTCGTTCAACGAGAGGTGCTGGAAGACCATCAATAACAGTAAAGATTCGGATCCTTGTCCGTCGGCGTCCCCTGTAACGAATCTGAAGATTGTAGTGTCGGCCCCCTTCGCGGCAGCCGACAGCACCACGGTCGACTTTCTAAACAAAATGTCGTTGCCCATGTCGGCGGTGAATCAGGCGCTTGCAAGCATGGGAGCGACAAAGGCAGACCCACGGTCCCTTGCAATCCAATACCTGAAGGCAAATCCGCAGGAACTCGCTACGTGGGTTCCTGCTGACGTGGCGAAGAAAGTTGAAGCGTCGATTTCGAATTAG